A single region of the Maniola jurtina chromosome 21, ilManJurt1.1, whole genome shotgun sequence genome encodes:
- the LOC123876319 gene encoding uncharacterized protein LOC123876319 isoform X1: MKLLVQECWKLNLDWDTPVPSSIAQQFEQFCNELPHLEQIKIPRYVGMNSESHVTLIGFSDASEKCYGAAVYIRVSSDEHSSGSVHLLASKSRVAPLKKTSLARLELCASLLLASLIDLIRETLSKRCKINNIYAFSDATVALSWLHSPAYKYHTFVANRITEINSKLSAEHWYHIKGRENPADIISRPVTPKELLERKLWFNAPQWTTHPISRWPITPFQVNAHNENFEEAKITVLAVETSVSDAQHPIDILAERSSSWSKLLRTIVYMLRFSKRLKSRGSITVSDLDFAETYIIRYVQNKHFSQDIHALKNNKPCSKSILKLNPFLADDIIRIGGRLSNSQLNFGQKHPIILPSKDRITQLIVDYYHITNLHTGPALLLALLRQKFWIIAARNLVRQRVHKCNICFRTNPQSTFPQMGELPAFRVAQVKAFVHTAVDYMGPFFVTHIRRRGIKSHKAYVCIFTCMTTKAVHLELVSDLSSDLFLAAFLRLSARKGPVSLIYSDGATTFFGAKRKLDELYTLIQSNAHKNFIENRLAEHRIQFKHSPPYGPHFNGLSEINVCCVKTHLYKVVGTQILTYEELNTIIIQIENLLNSRPLCILSSDPSDLSALTPNHFLNLTPAKYLPVEDLTDIPDSRLSRYQLLTKITCSFWKRWSQEYLTSLQHRQKWNTPSNPVSLGAVVVIKDSNVHPLCWPLGVIEELYPGKDSIIRAVKVRTRSGSYIRPVVRICPLPSQ, encoded by the coding sequence ATGAAACTTCTCGTCCAAGAATGTTGGAAATTAAATCTCGACTGGGATACTCCAGTACCCAGCTCAATCGCTCAACAGTTTGAACAATTTTGTAATGAACTACCACATTTAGAACAAATCAAAATTCCACGCTACGTAGGGATGAACTCTGAATCCCATGTAACGCTCATAGGTTTTTCTGACGCTAGTGAAAAATGCTATGGAGCCGCCGTTTACATACGCGTAAGTTCAGATGAACATTCTTCTGGCTCTGTTCATTTGCTCGCTTCAAAATCTAGAGTCGCACCGCTTAAGAAAACATCACTCGCTCGACTCGAGCTTTGCGCATCTCTTCTATTagccagtttaattgatttgatacGTGAAACTCTTAGTAAGcgctgcaaaataaataatatttacgcATTTTCTGACGCAACAGTAGCCCTTTCATGGCTCCATTCTCCCGCATATAAATACCATACATTCGTTGCCAATAGGATTACCgaaattaattcaaagttaTCTGCTGAACattggtatcatataaaaggacgcGAAAATCCTGCGGACATTATATCTCGTCCAGTCACGCCGAAAGAATTATTAGAACGCAAACTTTGGTTTAACGCTCCTCAGTGGACAACGCATCCTATATCGCGATGGCCTATAACGCCTTTTCAAGTAAACgctcataatgaaaattttgaagaagcaAAAATTACTGTTCTAGCAGTTGAAACTTCTGTTTCCGACGCTCAACATCCGATTGATATTTTAGCCGAACGCTCTTCTAGCTGGTCTAAATTATTGCGCACCATTGTTTACATGTTAAGATTCTCCAAACGCTTAAAATCACGCGGTTCTATTACAGTTTCAGATCTAGATTTTGCAGAAACTTATATAATTCGCtatgttcaaaataaacatttttctcaagatattcacgctctcaaaaataataaaccttgCTCGAAATCGATCTTAAAACTTAACCCATTTCTCGCAGACGACATCATCAGAATTGGTGGTCGTTTAAGCAATTCGCAATTAAATTTTGGTCAAAAACATCCAATAATCTTACCTTCTAAAGACCGCATCACTCAACTAATAgttgattattatcatatcactaATTTGCATACAGGACCCGCGTTATTACTCGCTTTACTCAGACAGAAGTTCTGGATCATTGCTGCCAGAAACTTGGTTCGACAACGTGTACACAAATGCAATATTTGTTTTCGCACCAACCCTCAATCTACTTTTCCACAAATGGGAGAGTTACCCGCTTTTAGAGTAGCGCAAGTTAAAGCCTTCGTTCACACCGCTGTGGACTACATGGGACCTTTCTTTGTAACTCACATTCGCCGCCGAGGTATTAAAAGTCATAAAGCGTACGTCTGCATATTTACATGCATGACTACCAAGGCAGTACACCTAGAATTAGTCTCAGATCTTAGTTCTGACTTATTTCTTGCAGCTTTTTTGAGACTAAGCGCACGCAAAGGCCCTGTAAGTCTAATATACAGCGATGGAGCTACTACATTTTTTGGAGCTAAACGCAAATTAGATGAACTTTACACTCTCATACAGTCCAATGctcataaaaatttcattgaaaatcgCCTCGCAGAACATCGTATTCAATTTAAACATAGCCCGCCTTACGGCCCGCATTTTAATGGTCTTAGCGAAATTAACGTTTGCTGTGTAAAAACGCATTTATACAAGGTAGTAGGGACACAAATCCTTACTTATgaagaattaaatacaattataattcaaatcgaaaacttattaaatagtagaccattatgtattttaagctcTGATCCGTCAGATCTTTCCGCACTTACGCCCAATCATTTTCTTAATCTCACTCCCGCAAAATATTTACCTGTCGAGGATTTAACGGATATTCCCGACAGCCGCTTATCCCGCTATCAATTGTTAACTAAAATTACTTGTTCTTTCTGGAAACGCTGGAGCCAagaatatttgacttctttacAACACAGACAAAAGTGGAATACTCCATCCAACCCTGTGAGTCTTGGAGCTGTTGTTGTAATCAAAGACTCCAACGTTCATCCTCTTTGCTGGCCTCTAGGAGTTATAGAAGAACTCTATCCAGGGAAAGACAGTATAATTCGAGCAGTCAAAGTTAGAACGCGTTCCGGAAGCTACATCAGACCTGTAGTTCGGATATGCCCTCTACCTTCTCAATAG
- the LOC123876319 gene encoding uncharacterized protein LOC123876319 isoform X2: MLRFSKRLKSRGSITVSDLDFAETYIIRYVQNKHFSQDIHALKNNKPCSKSILKLNPFLADDIIRIGGRLSNSQLNFGQKHPIILPSKDRITQLIVDYYHITNLHTGPALLLALLRQKFWIIAARNLVRQRVHKCNICFRTNPQSTFPQMGELPAFRVAQVKAFVHTAVDYMGPFFVTHIRRRGIKSHKAYVCIFTCMTTKAVHLELVSDLSSDLFLAAFLRLSARKGPVSLIYSDGATTFFGAKRKLDELYTLIQSNAHKNFIENRLAEHRIQFKHSPPYGPHFNGLSEINVCCVKTHLYKVVGTQILTYEELNTIIIQIENLLNSRPLCILSSDPSDLSALTPNHFLNLTPAKYLPVEDLTDIPDSRLSRYQLLTKITCSFWKRWSQEYLTSLQHRQKWNTPSNPVSLGAVVVIKDSNVHPLCWPLGVIEELYPGKDSIIRAVKVRTRSGSYIRPVVRICPLPSQ, encoded by the coding sequence ATGTTAAGATTCTCCAAACGCTTAAAATCACGCGGTTCTATTACAGTTTCAGATCTAGATTTTGCAGAAACTTATATAATTCGCtatgttcaaaataaacatttttctcaagatattcacgctctcaaaaataataaaccttgCTCGAAATCGATCTTAAAACTTAACCCATTTCTCGCAGACGACATCATCAGAATTGGTGGTCGTTTAAGCAATTCGCAATTAAATTTTGGTCAAAAACATCCAATAATCTTACCTTCTAAAGACCGCATCACTCAACTAATAgttgattattatcatatcactaATTTGCATACAGGACCCGCGTTATTACTCGCTTTACTCAGACAGAAGTTCTGGATCATTGCTGCCAGAAACTTGGTTCGACAACGTGTACACAAATGCAATATTTGTTTTCGCACCAACCCTCAATCTACTTTTCCACAAATGGGAGAGTTACCCGCTTTTAGAGTAGCGCAAGTTAAAGCCTTCGTTCACACCGCTGTGGACTACATGGGACCTTTCTTTGTAACTCACATTCGCCGCCGAGGTATTAAAAGTCATAAAGCGTACGTCTGCATATTTACATGCATGACTACCAAGGCAGTACACCTAGAATTAGTCTCAGATCTTAGTTCTGACTTATTTCTTGCAGCTTTTTTGAGACTAAGCGCACGCAAAGGCCCTGTAAGTCTAATATACAGCGATGGAGCTACTACATTTTTTGGAGCTAAACGCAAATTAGATGAACTTTACACTCTCATACAGTCCAATGctcataaaaatttcattgaaaatcgCCTCGCAGAACATCGTATTCAATTTAAACATAGCCCGCCTTACGGCCCGCATTTTAATGGTCTTAGCGAAATTAACGTTTGCTGTGTAAAAACGCATTTATACAAGGTAGTAGGGACACAAATCCTTACTTATgaagaattaaatacaattataattcaaatcgaaaacttattaaatagtagaccattatgtattttaagctcTGATCCGTCAGATCTTTCCGCACTTACGCCCAATCATTTTCTTAATCTCACTCCCGCAAAATATTTACCTGTCGAGGATTTAACGGATATTCCCGACAGCCGCTTATCCCGCTATCAATTGTTAACTAAAATTACTTGTTCTTTCTGGAAACGCTGGAGCCAagaatatttgacttctttacAACACAGACAAAAGTGGAATACTCCATCCAACCCTGTGAGTCTTGGAGCTGTTGTTGTAATCAAAGACTCCAACGTTCATCCTCTTTGCTGGCCTCTAGGAGTTATAGAAGAACTCTATCCAGGGAAAGACAGTATAATTCGAGCAGTCAAAGTTAGAACGCGTTCCGGAAGCTACATCAGACCTGTAGTTCGGATATGCCCTCTACCTTCTCAATAG